The Burkholderiales bacterium genome segment TCGAGCCACGCGTCGAGCTCGCTCTGGAGCTCGCCGAGGATCTGGCGCGTGCGCGCGAGGTCCATCCCGACCGCGCCGGAGAGATGCAGCATGAGCTCGGGTTCCGCCCGCAGCAGCGGCACGAAGCGCGAGCGCGGCAGCACCCACAGATGGATGGGCGTCACCGCCACGACGGTGGCCGATCGCGGCGCGTTGGTGATGAGCGCGAGCTCGCCGAAGATCGCGGGCGGCCGGACGATGTCGATGGGAGAGCCCGCGACACGCCGTTCCGCCGTCCCCTCGCGCAGGATGTACAGCGCGTCGGCCCGCGTGCCGGCCTCGAACACGACGCCGCCGGGATCGAGCCAGCGCTCCTCGAGCACGCCGGCGAGCTTGGCGCGATCCACGGGGGAGAGGCCGGCGAACAGCGGCACCGCCGCGAGCGCCTCGGCCGCGAGCTTCAGCTCCTGCGCACGGATGTCGTCGACCTGCATGTTCTTGGTTGAACGTTAGGTCAGGGGCGCAAGCAAGGGTCGTGCGCCGCGGGATGGCTTCGTCGCTGCGCTCCTCGCAATGACGTCATCGCGAGGAGCGCGACGGCGCGACGCGGCGATCCCGGGTCGCTCGATCAGTCGGCCCGGATCCCTGCTTCCTTCGCCAGCTTCGCGTACTTCGCGGATTCAGACCTGATGTAGGCGGTGAACGCATCGGCGGACTGACTCGCCGCAAGCTCTATGCCCTGTTCCTCGAAGCGCTTGCGCACGTCTGGCTGTTTCACCGCCTTCACCGTTTCGCCGTGCAGGCGCGTGACGATCGCCGCCGGCGTGCCCGCCGGCGCCACGAGGCCGTTGAAGGTGACGTCCTCGAAACCCTTGAGACCCGATTCGTCGATCGTGGGGAGATCGGGAAAGAGCGGCGCACGGGTGAGCGTCGTCACGCCGAGCGGACGTATCTTGCCGGAGCGTATGTGCGGCGTGGACGTGCTGATCTGGTCGAACATCACCATGACCTGGCCGCCGATGAGATCGACGAGCGATTGCGCGTTGCCTTTGTAAGGGACGTGGAGCATCTTCACCCCGGCCTGCCGCGAGAAGAGCTCCGCGGCGATGTGTCCCGTCGATCCCGTTCCGGACGACGCATACGCGAGCTGGCCGGGACGCGCCTTGGCGAGGGCGATCAGCTCCTTCACCGATTTCACCGGCAGGTTCGGATTGACGTCGAGCACCATCGGGATGCGCGCGGTCTGCGACACGCCGACGAAATCGTTCACCGGATCGTAGCCGGCGCTGGAGACGATGCCGGGCGCGGACGCGAAGGTATTGGCGATCGCGAGCAGGGTGTAACCGTCGGGCGGCGACTTCGCGACGAGCTGAGTGCCGACGAGGCTGCTCGCGCTCGGGCGGTTGTCGACGATCACCTGGTGGCCGAGGCTCTCGCTGAATTTCGCGGCGAGCGTGCGCGCGATGATGTCGACGTTGCCGCCCGCGGCGACGGGAACGATGACGCGCACCGGCTTGGTCGGGTATTGCTGAGCGCCGGCGACTGTCGCAAATAGCAGACAGCTCAATGCCAGGACGCGCGATTCGAGTTTAGGCATCGCATATCCTTCGACGGTATTGCGGGGTGTGGCACAGGCGTTGCAAAGACAGGGGCATGGTCCTGCAGACGGACAAAAACTCAAGGAGCCTCGTATGTTGCACTACGCACTCGTGTTCTTCGTGATCGCCCTTGTCGCGGCGCTGTTCGGCTTCGGCGGCATCGCGGCCGGCGCGGCGGGCGTCGCCAAGGTGCTGTTCTTCATCTTCCTCGTGCTGTTCGTCGTCTCGCTGCTCGGCGGTCTGCGAGGGCGCGGAAGATAGCGGGTGGCGGAGCTTCGGCTCCGCCGGCATCGCGCTTCTTCGTACCATGCGCGGCATCGGCCGCGGGCTTCACCCCGCACCGGTGCCGTTGCCTTGTACGTCAGCCCGCCCGCATCACGGCCAGCGCGTCGACGGCTTTGACGCCCTGGCCCTTCGGCAGCACGATCAGCGGATTGATGTCGAGCTCGGCGAGCTCGCCTTCGAGCTGCACCGCCATCTGCGAGACCTGCACCAGCACTTCGGCCAGCGCTTCGACGTCCGCCGCGGGTTTGCCGCGGAAGCCTTTCAGGAGCTTGGCGCCTTTCACTTCGTCGATCATGTCCAGCGCTTCGGCGCGCCCGATCGGGCAGTGACGCGTCGCGATGTCGCCGAACACCTCGACCATCACGCCGCCGCTGCCGAAGACGAGCATCGGGCCGAGCTGAGCGTCGTATTTGACGCCGACGATGGTCTCGACGCCGCCGGTCACCATCTCCTGCACCGATACGCCGTTGATCGCGGCGTTCGGTGCGTAGCGCCTGGCGTTCGCGACGATCTCTTCGTACGCCGCGCGCACCGCATCGTCGTCGGCAAGGCCCAGCCGCACCGCCCCGGCTTCGGTCTTGTGCAGGATGTCGGGTGAATCGATCTTCATCGCCACCGGATAGTCCAGCCGCCGCGCGGCTTCGACCGCGCCGCCCGCGGATTGCGCCGACACTTCGCGCGTGACCGGTACGCCCCACGCGGTCACGAGCTGCTTGCTCTCGCTTTCGGACAGCGCGCCGCGGCCGCGCACCTTCTCCAGCGCGGCCTGCTGCTGCGGCTCGATCGTGACGCCCTGGCTGATCCCGCGCGCCTCGCGCGCGTCGCGCCATGCGTGATAGTCGATCAGGTATCGCAGGCCTCGCGCGAGCGCATCCGGCGTGTAGAAGATCGGGATGTTCGCCTGCTTGAGCGGATCGAGCGCCTTGGCGTCGTTGCGGCTCGCGGTGTGGAAGAACGCGACGTTCTTGTCGGTGCGGTCGCGCAGCGCCACGACGTGCTGGGGCTGGTTGCCCGCGCCCGCGCTGGCGACGACCAGGGTGCCGACCTCCGGCTCCTCGATCATGTAATTCATGATGTCGACGAGCTCGTCCTTGCGCGCGAAGCCGGTGATGTCGGCGGGGTTCGCCGCCCAGCCGAAGTTCTTGAGGATGGCGTTGATGCCGTCGCGCGCGCGGTCGGACAGCGGCGGCAGGCTGAGCCCGGCGAGCCCGAGCATGTCGGCGGTCAGCGAGCTGATGCCGCCCGAGTGCGACACCACCGTCACGCCGCGCTTTTTCGGTTTCTTCGAATTGGCGAGGAGGTGGCTCACTTCGAGGAGCTCGTCGTAATCGGTGACGCGGATCACGCCGTACTGCTTGAACACCGCATCGTAGAGCTCGTCGGCGCCGGTGAGCGCGGCAGTGTGGGAGCGCGCGGCCTGCGAGCCCGATTCGGAGCGGCCGATCTTGATGAGGACGATGGGCTTGCCGCGGTCGGCGGCGAGCTCCGCCATCGCGATGAACTTGCGCACGTCCTTGAAGCCTTCGACGAAGCCCGCGATCACGCGCGTGCCGGGATCGTCGACGAGGTAGCGCGCGAAGTCGGCGAAATCGAGGTCGGTCTCGTTGCCGGTCGAGATGATGTGCGAGAGGCCGATGCCCGAATCGACCGCGCGCAGCAGGAACGGCCCGAACGCCGTCGCGCCGCTCTGGCACACCAGCGCGATGTGGCCGGTCAGGCCGCCGAGGGTGCGCGAGGAGGCGGTCGCCCAGATGTCGTCGCGCACGTTGGCGAGGCCGAGGCAGTTGGGGCCCGCGATGCGCAATCCCGATTCGCGCGCGTAAGCGCCGAGCTTGCGCTGCAGGTCGAGTCCGGAATCGGTGCCGCGCTCGGCGAAGCCCGCGGAGATGACGACCGCCGCGCGGTTGCCTTTGGCGTGCCCTTCGCGCAGCACGTCCATCACCTTCTGATAGGGGACGACCACGCCCATGAGATCGGGCGCCTCGGGCAAGTCGGCGATGTTGCGGTAAGCCTTGACCCCGCCGATCTCGTCGTAATTGGGATTGACCGGGTAGACGCGCACGCGGTCCTTCGACCGCAGCAGCGCGGTGAGGAGACGTCCTCCGTAACCGCCCTTGGGCGAGGCGCCGATCACCGCGATAGAGCGCGGGTTCAGCATCTGGTCGATCGACGAAAGCTGTGCGGCGGTCCACATGCGCGGCCGTTCCTCCTTCTGGTGTATCGGGGAATTATAAGGGGACGGACGGGTGTTTATGCGGTAACCAGCGGTTTGTAATATCCTGTGCTCAGGGGGAAGGAGAACCAGGATGGAGCGCACAGGGCTCGACGATCTCGCGTGGGCGCACGAGCTGGATCCGCACTACGCGAAGCTGCTGCACGACTTCAGCCGCGGCGGCCTGTTCAAGCGCGGCATACTCGACGAGCGCACGCGCACGCTCGTCGTCGTCGGACAGTTCGTGGCGATGGACGAGACCGAAGAGCTCGCCGGCCACATCCACAACGCGCTGAACGCCGGCGCCACCCCGCGCGAGGTGCTCGAAGTCGTGCTGCAGACGACGGTGTACTTCGGCTACGCCAAGGCGAAGCGTGCGGCGCGCGTCTTCAAGCGCGTCGTCGATGGCCTCGGGCGCATGGACGAGGTGACGCAGCAGCAGCTTCCGCCCAGCGGACCGGCGCGCTCGCTCGAAGCGGAACGCGCGGCATGGGAGACGCCGCCGCAGCAGGTCGCGAAGCGCGAAGCGCTGCTGCGCAAGTACGGCTGGCGCAGCCTCTCGCCGGGCCTGCGGCTGCAGCCGACGCACCACATCGCGAGCGTCGAGCGCATGGACCGCGTCGACCCGCACTTCAACAAGCTGTGGCTCGACTACATCTACGCGGGAATGTATTCGCGCGGCGTGCTCGACGACCGCACGCGGATCCTGTGCATCGTCGGCGAGCTCTTCGTCGCCGGCGAGTTCCATCAGGCCGAGAACCACATCCGCAACGCGTTGCAGCACGGCGCGACGCCGCGCGAGGTGCTGGAAGTCATCCTGCAGTCGACGATCTACGCCGGCATGCCGCGCTTCGTGCGCTTCGTGACCATCCTCGAGCGCGCGCTCGAAGAGCAGGGCCGGCTGCACGAGATCACCGAGACGCGGCTGCCCCTCTCCGGGCCCTAGCGCGCCCGCCGGTCGGGAAAAGGCACGACATCCGCCTCGCGCACGCCGACGTTGAACACCACGACGCGCGTGCCGAGCATCACCACGCTGCCCTTGCGGCGGTTGTCGCCGGTATCGCTGTATTCGAAGTCGTAGGTGCGCTGCAGGCGCACGTGCCCCTCGTCGTCGCGGCCGAAGCGGATCGTGCGGATCGCGACGGTGTCGTCGAGCAGCAGCAGGCCTTCGGAATCGCACGCGACGTGTGCGGCCTGGACCGCCGCCTCGCGCACCCTGAGGCTCGTCAGCCAGAACGCGCCGAGCGCGACGAGCAGTACCACGACGACGATCTCGAATCCCATGTCGCGCCGGCTACTCGTCCAGGAACCCGCCGCGGTAGAAGCTCCACGCGGTGCCGTCGTGCAGGTAGAAGAAGCCGTCGCCGCACGCATCCTTGCCGGGAAAGTAGTCGCGGTAGGCGCGCGGGATCAGCCGCACGAGCTCGGTGTCGGTGAGCTCTTCGAATTGTTCGGGCGTGATCGCCTGGCCGGCCTTGAGCCTGCGTCTTTCCATCGTCAATCCAGGCGCAGGCCGGCGGCCTTGATCAACTTCGCCCACTTCGGCAGCTCGGTGCGTATGTGCACGGCGAGCTCGTCGGGCGTCGAGCCGATCGGCTCCACACCGGATTGCAGGAGCTGATCCGCGAGGTCACGGCCCGTCACGATGGCGGCGAGCTGCCGGTTCGCCCTCGCCACGATCGCCTGCGGCGTGCCGGCAGGCGCGAGCACCGGATACCATGTGCTCGCTTCGTACCCCCGCAAGCCAGCTTCGGCGATCGTCGGCGTGTCGGGCAGCGCGGGCGAGCGCTTCGCGCCCGATACGCCGAGCGCGCTCATCTTGCCCGCCTTGATGAACGGCAGGGCGCCCGGAATCGTGGGGATCCACGCCGACACCTGTCCGGCGATGAGGTCGACCTGCGCTTGTCCCGCGGCCTTGTAAGGAACGTGCACGAGGTCGATCCCCGCCATGGTCTTGAAGAGCTGCATCGCGAGATGGCCGGAAGTGCCGCTGCCGGTCGAGGCGTAGTTGATGCGGCCCGGCGATTTCTTCGCGAGCGCGATGAAGTCGCTCACGCTCTTCGCCGGCACCCCCGGATTGACCACGAGGACGCCCTGCACCGAGGCGAGCAGCGTCACCGGCGCGAAGTCGCGCACCGGGTCGTAACCGACCTTGCGATACAGGCTGGGATTCACCACCAGCGAGGCGCTGCACAGGTAGAGCGTGTAGCCGTCGGGCGCCGCGCGCGCGGCGATCTCCGCGGAAAGATTGCCTCCCGCGCCGGGACGGTTGTCGATCACGACCTGCTGGCCCCACGCTTCGGAAAGCTTGTTGCCGACGAGGCGCGCGACGACGTCCACGCTGCCGCCGGGAGCGAAGGAGACGATGAGGCGGATGGGGCGGGCGGGGTAGGTATCGGCAGCGAGCACAGCGGATGCGGTCATTGCGAGGAGCAGCGCGACGAAGCAATCCCGTGGCGCACGAAAGCGGGGCCGAGCGACTCGAGATTGCTTCGTCACTGCTCGTTCCTCGCAATGACGGCTAGGCGGACCGCTCGACGAACGCAGGCGGATCGAACGCCGTGATCGGCGGCAACTCGCCGTCGTACCGCTCCACCTCGACCAGGCACGTGTGCGCGCTCGAGCCCTGGGTGAGCTTCGAGGTGCCTTTATCGAGCGTGAGCACGTTGGGGTTGCCGTGCTTTTCGAGCGATCCCGGCGTCGCCGGATCGAGCGGATCGAACCACGCGCCGGTCGGCAGCACCACCACGCCGCGCTTTACCCCGTCGTCGATCTTCACGCCGGCGAGACACGCGCCGCGATCGTTGTAGACGCGCACGACGTCTCCCGCTTCGAGCCCGCGCGCCGCGGCGTCCTCGGGATGCATCGTCATGGCTTCGCGCCCCTGCACTTTGGACGCGAGGCTCACGCGGCCGTGGTCGTACTGGCTGTGCAGCCGCGTGGAGGGCTGGTGCGAGACGAGGTGCAGCGGATAGCGCTGCGCAAGCGCCGACCCCAGCCACTCGGCGGGCTCGTACCACGCGGGATGGCCGAGGCAGTCGTCGTAACCGAACGACGCGATGGCCGACGATCCGATCTCGATCTTTCCGGACGGTGTCGGCAGCCGGTTCTTGTCCGGATCGTCGCGGAACGGCTTCATCATCACCGCCGGCTCTTTCTGCGCGGGCAGCTCGATGTAGCCCTCCGACCAGAACGCCTCGAACGACGGCAGGTCGATGTCGAACTTCCGCGCGCGCTCCATCGAGACTTCATAGAGATGGCGCAACCAGGCGCTCGCGGTGCGGCCTTCGGTGAATTTATCCTTCGCGCCGAGGCGCTCGGCAAGGCCGCCGAAGATGTCGTAATCGTCGCGAGCTTCGCCGACCGGATCGATCGCACGCTTCATCGCGATCATGTAGCGTTCGCGCGAGGCCGATCCGACGTCGTCGCGTTCGAGCATCGTCGTCGCCGGGAACACCACGTCGGCGAATTTCGCGTTGGCGTTCCAGTATTGCTCGTTGACGACGATGGTCTCGGGCTTGCTGCGCCACGCGCGCACGAAGCGGTTGAGATCCTGGTGGTGGTGGAAGGGGTTGCCGCCCGCCCAGTAGATGAGCCGTATGTCGGGGTAGATGCAGCGCTGGCCGTTGAAATCATATGGCGCGCCCGGATTCTCGAGCATGTCGGTGATGCGCGCGCACGGGATCGGCGTCTTCACCGGGTTCGTGCCCTGCGGCAGCACCGGGCCGGAGAAGGGCCGGCCGTCGGTGCCTTCGGCGTTCAGCGGGCCATAGGCGAGCGCGAAACCGCCGCCCGGCGTCCCGACCTGTCCCAGCAGGCACGCCAGCGTGATGCCGAGCCAGTACGGCTGCTCGCCGTGGTCCGCGCGCTGAAGCGCCCACGCGACGTTGACGACGGTCGCGTTCGCGGCCATGCGCCTCGCGAGCGCTTCGATCGCCGAAGCGGGCACATCGCAGATGCCCGCAGCCCACTGCGCGCTTTTCGGCGCGCCGTCGGTTTCGCCCATCACGTAACGGCGAAACGCTTCGAAGCCCGCGGTATAGCGGTCGAGGAACGCGCGGTCGTGCAGGTTCTCGCGGATGAGCGTGTGCGCGAGCGCGAGCATGAACGCCGTGTCGGTGTTGGGGCGTATCGCGATCCATTCCGCGCCCGGCGCGTCGGCGAGGTCGCCGCGCAGCGGCGAGACGTTGACGAACTTCGTGCCCGCTTCGGCCATGCGCTTCAGCGCCGGCCGCACGAGGTGCTGGCTCACGCCGCCGTTGTTCACCTGCGCGTTCTTGGACGGAATGCCGCCGAACGCGACCATCAACCGGCAATGCTTCTCGAGCTCCACCCACGGCGTGTGCTGCGTGCGCATCGCGTCCATGTCCATGAGGATGCGCGGCAGCAGCGTGCGCGCGGCGCCGAGGCTGTAGGTGCCCACGTGCGCGACATAGCCGCCGATCGCGTTCATGAAACGGTGCACCTGGCTTTGCGCGTGGTGGAAGCGGCCCGCGCTCGACCAGCCGTACGAGCCCGCGAAGATCGCGCTGTTGCCGTAGGTCTGCGTCACACGCTGCAGGTCTTTCGCGACGAGGTCGAGCGCTTCGTTCCAGCTCACTTCGACGAAAGGCTCGCAGCCGCGCTTTTCGGTGGCCGCGCCGGGACCGTGCTCGAGCCAGCTCCTGCGGATCGCGGGCCTGCGCACGCGGACCGGGCCGGTGACCGCGCCGACGAGCGACTGGCCGATGGGGGAGGGATCCGGATCGTGCACGAACGGATCGACGCGCACGATCTCGCCGCGCTCGACGTGGACGTCGTAGACGCCCCAGTGGGTGGAAGTGAGCATGAGGCAAATCAGGAAAATCGATACACGGGATGATGCCACAGGCGCACAATGGGACAGCGCGTGAGGTTTTCCACGGTTTCGGCCTTCAGCGATCGGGATTGCGGCCGATATTCAGGATGCGTGGCCTTGAGCTGCCGTCACACGACCATGAAAACGCTCGCCTCCTTGCTGCTCTCGTTCGTCGTCGCCTTCGGCGCGCCGGGAGCGCTCGCGCAGGAAGCGGCCCCGAGCGCGGAGTCGGTCGTGGCGCCTCTGGCCGTCGCGGAGTTGCCGGCCGTCGTGGAGCTGCCGGCCGTGGTGGAGACACCGGCCGCCGTGGAGACGCAATCGCCGCAGGAGCGCGTGCTCTCGCAGCGGCCCGATCAGGCGATCTACAAAGGCGTGGTGGGCAACCTGCTCGAAGCGGTGCCGATGGAACCCCAGCAACGGGTCGATCTGCAGCGCGCGAACACGATCGTCGGCTCGCCTTTCTCGGTGCGTTCGATCGCGCTGCTCGTCGGCATCACCAATCCCGTCGTCATGATCGCCGGTCTGCTCTGGGGTTTCTGGGCAGCGTCGCAGATCGAAGACCCCAAGCCCGTCGGCAAGACCACGGCCGTTGCCGGGAACGGAGAGGTCACCGTGTCCCTGGCGGCAGAGTAAGGCTTCCGCAGGCAGCTATATTGCATCCTTGGAGCATCCCGCGACGCCGCGTCACGCGGCGCGATAACAAGGAGGCCTGCATGGATGCGAAGCTGAGCGATGACGAGCTCGCGTGGCTGCGTAAGCTCGACACCGAAGCTCCCGTCAAACCCGATCTTCCCGCGCCGATCGCCGATCGCCTGGTGCAGGAAGGTCTCGCGATCAAGCTCGTGGAAGGCGGCCTGCAGCTCACTGCGCTCGGCCGGGAGTACCTGACCGAAGCGAGTTAGGCGATCTTTCTCGCGCGCCACGCGAGCGCGAGACCGAGGCAAAGACCCCACATCACGTGATCGGCCATCTGCGGCCAGAACGCAAGGCGCGCCACTTCGGGGAACAGAAGCGGCGCGATCACGCGCAAGTCGACAATGCCGATCGCGATCGCGGCCGCCACGGCGCCGGCGACGACGTGACGGCGCGGCAGGAAGCGCACGAGGAGCGCCGCCCAGAAGAACGACACCGCGACGTGCACCACCGCGGCGGCTTCGAACAATTGCAGCAGGCTGGACGCCGGCGAGATCAGCATCGCGCCCGCGGCGCGCGTGGCTTCCGAGATGTCCTCGTGGCGTACGAACGCGTAGAGCGTCGACGGCAGGCCGCTGAAGAGCGTCGCGGCGGTGCCGGCGAGGAGCAGGTCTCCGAAATAGCGCCTCATCGCTCTTTCAATTGCCGCAGCAGCGTGCGCGCGTTCCTGATCGCGTAGCCCTCACGGTCGTTGTTGAAGTACGCCCACACGCGCGGCGCGCCGCTCGCGCGGATGCGCGCCGCCCATACCGCGAGCTCTTCATCGGTGTAATCGTGGCGGTACCAGCGCTTCGTGCCGTGAAAGCGCACGTACACGTCCGCGGCCGTCTTCACCAGCTCGTCCGGCAGCCGCGGACCGCTCGTGGAGCAGAAGATCGCGCCGCAGTCCTCGAACGCACGATAGACCTTGTCGTTCCACCAGCTGCGATGCCTGAATTCCACCACGTT includes the following:
- a CDS encoding tripartite tricarboxylate transporter substrate binding protein, whose translation is MPKLESRVLALSCLLFATVAGAQQYPTKPVRVIVPVAAGGNVDIIARTLAAKFSESLGHQVIVDNRPSASSLVGTQLVAKSPPDGYTLLAIANTFASAPGIVSSAGYDPVNDFVGVSQTARIPMVLDVNPNLPVKSVKELIALAKARPGQLAYASSGTGSTGHIAAELFSRQAGVKMLHVPYKGNAQSLVDLIGGQVMVMFDQISTSTPHIRSGKIRPLGVTTLTRAPLFPDLPTIDESGLKGFEDVTFNGLVAPAGTPAAIVTRLHGETVKAVKQPDVRKRFEEQGIELAASQSADAFTAYIRSESAKYAKLAKEAGIRAD
- a CDS encoding molybdopterin-dependent oxidoreductase encodes the protein MLTSTHWGVYDVHVERGEIVRVDPFVHDPDPSPIGQSLVGAVTGPVRVRRPAIRRSWLEHGPGAATEKRGCEPFVEVSWNEALDLVAKDLQRVTQTYGNSAIFAGSYGWSSAGRFHHAQSQVHRFMNAIGGYVAHVGTYSLGAARTLLPRILMDMDAMRTQHTPWVELEKHCRLMVAFGGIPSKNAQVNNGGVSQHLVRPALKRMAEAGTKFVNVSPLRGDLADAPGAEWIAIRPNTDTAFMLALAHTLIRENLHDRAFLDRYTAGFEAFRRYVMGETDGAPKSAQWAAGICDVPASAIEALARRMAANATVVNVAWALQRADHGEQPYWLGITLACLLGQVGTPGGGFALAYGPLNAEGTDGRPFSGPVLPQGTNPVKTPIPCARITDMLENPGAPYDFNGQRCIYPDIRLIYWAGGNPFHHHQDLNRFVRAWRSKPETIVVNEQYWNANAKFADVVFPATTMLERDDVGSASRERYMIAMKRAIDPVGEARDDYDIFGGLAERLGAKDKFTEGRTASAWLRHLYEVSMERARKFDIDLPSFEAFWSEGYIELPAQKEPAVMMKPFRDDPDKNRLPTPSGKIEIGSSAIASFGYDDCLGHPAWYEPAEWLGSALAQRYPLHLVSHQPSTRLHSQYDHGRVSLASKVQGREAMTMHPEDAAARGLEAGDVVRVYNDRGACLAGVKIDDGVKRGVVVLPTGAWFDPLDPATPGSLEKHGNPNVLTLDKGTSKLTQGSSAHTCLVEVERYDGELPPITAFDPPAFVERSA
- a CDS encoding carboxymuconolactone decarboxylase family protein, coding for MERTGLDDLAWAHELDPHYAKLLHDFSRGGLFKRGILDERTRTLVVVGQFVAMDETEELAGHIHNALNAGATPREVLEVVLQTTVYFGYAKAKRAARVFKRVVDGLGRMDEVTQQQLPPSGPARSLEAERAAWETPPQQVAKREALLRKYGWRSLSPGLRLQPTHHIASVERMDRVDPHFNKLWLDYIYAGMYSRGVLDDRTRILCIVGELFVAGEFHQAENHIRNALQHGATPREVLEVILQSTIYAGMPRFVRFVTILERALEEQGRLHEITETRLPLSGP
- a CDS encoding acetate--CoA ligase family protein, which gives rise to MWTAAQLSSIDQMLNPRSIAVIGASPKGGYGGRLLTALLRSKDRVRVYPVNPNYDEIGGVKAYRNIADLPEAPDLMGVVVPYQKVMDVLREGHAKGNRAAVVISAGFAERGTDSGLDLQRKLGAYARESGLRIAGPNCLGLANVRDDIWATASSRTLGGLTGHIALVCQSGATAFGPFLLRAVDSGIGLSHIISTGNETDLDFADFARYLVDDPGTRVIAGFVEGFKDVRKFIAMAELAADRGKPIVLIKIGRSESGSQAARSHTAALTGADELYDAVFKQYGVIRVTDYDELLEVSHLLANSKKPKKRGVTVVSHSGGISSLTADMLGLAGLSLPPLSDRARDGINAILKNFGWAANPADITGFARKDELVDIMNYMIEEPEVGTLVVASAGAGNQPQHVVALRDRTDKNVAFFHTASRNDAKALDPLKQANIPIFYTPDALARGLRYLIDYHAWRDAREARGISQGVTIEPQQQAALEKVRGRGALSESESKQLVTAWGVPVTREVSAQSAGGAVEAARRLDYPVAMKIDSPDILHKTEAGAVRLGLADDDAVRAAYEEIVANARRYAPNAAINGVSVQEMVTGGVETIVGVKYDAQLGPMLVFGSGGVMVEVFGDIATRHCPIGRAEALDMIDEVKGAKLLKGFRGKPAADVEALAEVLVQVSQMAVQLEGELAELDINPLIVLPKGQGVKAVDALAVMRAG
- a CDS encoding tripartite tricarboxylate transporter substrate binding protein; its protein translation is MTASAVLAADTYPARPIRLIVSFAPGGSVDVVARLVGNKLSEAWGQQVVIDNRPGAGGNLSAEIAARAAPDGYTLYLCSASLVVNPSLYRKVGYDPVRDFAPVTLLASVQGVLVVNPGVPAKSVSDFIALAKKSPGRINYASTGSGTSGHLAMQLFKTMAGIDLVHVPYKAAGQAQVDLIAGQVSAWIPTIPGALPFIKAGKMSALGVSGAKRSPALPDTPTIAEAGLRGYEASTWYPVLAPAGTPQAIVARANRQLAAIVTGRDLADQLLQSGVEPIGSTPDELAVHIRTELPKWAKLIKAAGLRLD
- a CDS encoding DUF3301 domain-containing protein — encoded protein: MGFEIVVVVLLVALGAFWLTSLRVREAAVQAAHVACDSEGLLLLDDTVAIRTIRFGRDDEGHVRLQRTYDFEYSDTGDNRRKGSVVMLGTRVVVFNVGVREADVVPFPDRRAR
- a CDS encoding DUF1328 family protein, encoding MLHYALVFFVIALVAALFGFGGIAAGAAGVAKVLFFIFLVLFVVSLLGGLRGRGR